The sequence below is a genomic window from Photobacterium atrarenae.
TTGGTTGTCCAGTTGGTGTTTGATGAGGAAATTATCGACCAGCTGCTGGATCGAGTCGGCCAGCTGTGCCGGTGCGGTTTCCAGGCGGGAGTTCGGCTCAATATAGAGGAACATGGCATCGGAGAAATGATACAGCCGGGCAGGTTTGCACACCTGTGCTTTTAAGTATTCGCCGAATTGTCGCTCCAGCTCCAGCCCTTTCTGGTAGCCGTGCTCGAGGTAGATTTGTTTCAGTGACGGCACTTCAAACAGGGCGAATCGCAGCCGGTCACTGAGCGGCTCATTGATGATTTCACCCAGGTGCCACTGCTCAAAGTTGGCACTGCTTTGTTGCAGCGAGTTCGGCAGGCGAATGGTCAGCATCCGCAGGTTGCGTAGCCCGCTGCGCGGGTGGGTGTAGAACTCAGTGCGCAGGAGGCGCAGGCGCTCTTGAAATAGTTTGGCCGTTTTGTGGCGCCGGAGCAGCACGAGCAGGACGACAGACAGGATGCTGACCAGCACGATTGAGATATTTTTCTGTTTATACAGCGCTTTGTCACTCTCGAATTGTTTGCGCTCCATCTCTTCGAGTACCAGTGAGCGCTCCAGCATTCGCTGTTGCTGTTTGAATACGGCGACATTGCTCTTGACCTGATCTTCCTGCTTGCTGGAAAACAGCTGTTCAAAGCGGCGCTGGCTGAGCAGGGCATTGTAGTAGTCGTTTTGCTGCTCGAACGCATGAGAGAGCACCGACTCGCCCATGAGTTGCAGATCACGATCGCCAATCCGGCTGGCGGCGATTAGTCCGGCCTGTAAGGTGGACACCGCGGTTTCCGTGCGTCCCTGGGCCAGTTCCAAGCGGCCTTGCAGCAGTTGGGATTCGATCTGGATTGCTTCGTTACCGCTCTGCTTAGCCAACTGGCGAGTATGTTGAAGGTACTGCTCGGCTTTCGGGTAGTTGTAGAGCTGGAGATAGACCCGGGCGATGTGGAGCCGGAGCTTGGCCGATCGGGCATCGTGATTGAGCCGGGTTTCCTGATCCAGGGCGTTGAAATAATGGACCAGAGCTAGGTTGAAACGGCCCTGTTGTTCGTAGATTGAGGCGATGAGCGCCAGGGTTTTGGCCAACGGGCGGGCCTGGTCGAAGTGCTCAAAGAACTCGCCGGCCTGGGTGGCGTGCTCCAGGGCACGGTCAAACACCTTACGTTGCTCAAATAGGGTCGCCAGTGCCAGGTTGGTTTGTGCCACCATGGCGTTGTTTTCTTGCTCGACCGCCAGCCAGTGGCTGCCCAGCAATTGATCCAGCGCCAGATCATAGTGCTGATGGCGCAGGTAGTGCTGTCCCAGCGCCAGCTGGTATTCAATCATCGCCCCGCTTTCTTCCAACGACGGCAGATAGCGTTTGGCCTGGGTGAATAATTTCTCGGCATCGCCCTCATTCTCCAGGCTGGAGGCGATTTCGGCCCGCAGCATCACGGACTGGTACTGCAAGACTTTGACCTGCTTGGTCAGCTGCAGGGCTTCCGATTTGGCAATATCCTGGTCGATTTTATCCAGCATCCGCAGCGCGGTGGCGCTGTTTTTCAGGTTTTCCCAGAAAATCTGGGCATGGATCAGGCGGGTTTCCAGAATCGTAAAAGCCAGCGTGTTATCCTGCGCCAGCCGCTCGGCTTCGCGCACGGCGCGAATCGCCTGCTCGGGCTGGTTCAGCAACGAGTAGGCCCGGGCTTTGATCTGCAGCGCATTGATGGTATTGAGCGGGGTGCGCACTGTGTGATCGGTTTCGTCATTCACGTGCACCCGGGAGAGCTCTTTGGGATTACTGAGACGGCGCTGCGCTAAATAGCGGTTGGTCATCTCCAGGGATTTTTCCGGACTGGTGAGGAGCAGCTCGTTGGCGTCGGCCAGGATCGGCGTGGTATAGATTTTTGCGTGCGAAGTAAAAGAGGCGGCCAGGATCACCAGCGCGCTTACCAGCCAACGGCTCAGACTCATCGTATTCCTAAATTCCTAAAAAACGTTGGTCTAATATTACTGGCTCCGGCAACCAAGTCCAGCAAACGACACGGGTTTGCCGGACTTATTCTGCGTCATTGGGGATTATTGACGCGCTAAGCGGAAGTTATTGCTTGGCGTCTTGCCCATGTTGGTGCGGTACGGGTTGATGTCCAGGCCACCGCGGCGGGTGTAGCGGGCATACACGGTCAGCAACTCCGGCCGGCAGTACTTCATCAGATCGGTGAAGATCCGCTCGACGCATTGCTCGTGGAACTCGTTGTGGTTGCGGAATGAGATCAGGTAACGCAGCAGTTTTTCGCGGTTGATCTGCTTGCCGGTGTAGGAAATCCGCACGCTGCCCCAGTCCGGCTGGCTGGTGATCAGGCAGTTGGACTTGAGCAGGTGGCTGTGCAGCTCTTCGGTGACCACCTCACCCTCGGCCGCGTTTTCCAGATATGCCGGATTGAAATCATAGTTGGTGATCTCGATATCCTGGTTGTCAATGCACTCGCCGCTGAAATTGACGATGGCTTGGTCATCAAAATCTTCCAGCGGTTGGATGGTGACATCCACCTCAGCGCCGGCACAGGCCGACAGATCTTTTTGCAGGGTATCGGCAATGTGTTGCCAGCTGTCAAAACGGGTTTGGTTGAAGCTGTTGAGGTAGAGCTTGAACGATTTCGATTCGATCAGATTCGGGCTGGTGGCCGGCAGGCGCACTTCGCCGATGGCGACCTGAGGTAGCCCCTTGCTGTTTAGCCACGACAGCTCATACAGTGTCCAGATATCATAGCCGGTAAAAGGCAGCGACTCGCCCAGATCCAGGTCGTCGCGGTTGAGGCTGCGCGGCACGGGCTGAAGCAGTGAAGGGTCGTACTGATCTTTGTACTCGGTACGCTGGCCGAGAGTTAAACCTGCTAATTCTTTAGCGTCTTTATATTTGCTCATACTGTCCTGGACACTCTTGGATTAGAATGTGCAAAGTGTACTTAATCTTGAATGAGGTTGCGAATGAATCATCCTGTTGCGGACGCTTTATCTGCGTTCTCCGCGCGCTTTTTGCAGGCCTGGCGTGATGCCGGTCACGATTTTCCGGTCAGTGACGATCTGGTGGGGCTGGACTCGCCCTGTGTGATCCAAGATTCCGGGGATGTGGTGGCCTGGCAACCGGTCGTGCGGGAGCCGATGGGCGATCTGGCGGCAGTGGAGCGGGGCATTGAGCTGCGGTTGCACGAAGACATTAAAGTTTTTTACGGTGCCCAGTACAGCGGTGATATGGCGGCCCGGTTCCGGGCGCTGACGTTTGATTTGCTGCAGGCCTTCAGTGCCTCCGACGAGCAGCGACTGCAGGAGAATATTCTGGGGCATCTGGTGATGCAGCGCCGGCTGAAACAAAAGCCGACGGTGTTTATCGGCGCGCTGGACAGCGAATCTCAAGTGGTGGCGATCTGCAACCTGACCGGCCAGGTGATCCTGGAGACGCTGGGCAAGGATCAGCGCGAGGTGCTGGCGGCGGATGTCGAGAGCTTCCTGGCGCAACTGGAGCCGGTGGTGAGAGCGAGCTGAGCCATGTACGTTATCGAGATGCAATTTGAGTGTTTTGACAACACTACCGTTTCCGCAGTTGACGCTGCCGTCAATGGCCTGATGGATGCACTGCGCTATAACGGCCAGATCCTC
It includes:
- a CDS encoding GGDEF domain-containing protein encodes the protein MSLSRWLVSALVILAASFTSHAKIYTTPILADANELLLTSPEKSLEMTNRYLAQRRLSNPKELSRVHVNDETDHTVRTPLNTINALQIKARAYSLLNQPEQAIRAVREAERLAQDNTLAFTILETRLIHAQIFWENLKNSATALRMLDKIDQDIAKSEALQLTKQVKVLQYQSVMLRAEIASSLENEGDAEKLFTQAKRYLPSLEESGAMIEYQLALGQHYLRHQHYDLALDQLLGSHWLAVEQENNAMVAQTNLALATLFEQRKVFDRALEHATQAGEFFEHFDQARPLAKTLALIASIYEQQGRFNLALVHYFNALDQETRLNHDARSAKLRLHIARVYLQLYNYPKAEQYLQHTRQLAKQSGNEAIQIESQLLQGRLELAQGRTETAVSTLQAGLIAASRIGDRDLQLMGESVLSHAFEQQNDYYNALLSQRRFEQLFSSKQEDQVKSNVAVFKQQQRMLERSLVLEEMERKQFESDKALYKQKNISIVLVSILSVVLLVLLRRHKTAKLFQERLRLLRTEFYTHPRSGLRNLRMLTIRLPNSLQQSSANFEQWHLGEIINEPLSDRLRFALFEVPSLKQIYLEHGYQKGLELERQFGEYLKAQVCKPARLYHFSDAMFLYIEPNSRLETAPAQLADSIQQLVDNFLIKHQLDNQVRIGMAEYPFLPRAYTAINDHELLDILLMAANAARLLSKKEPGSQWVHLSAIDAAPAASFACDNIRNACLQGIDNGLVKVQSSSAEEIIWNNDHESDKNIS
- the queF gene encoding NADPH-dependent 7-cyano-7-deazaguanine reductase QueF (Catalyzes the NADPH-dependent reduction of 7-cyano-7-deazaguanine (preQ0) to 7-aminomethyl-7-deazaguanine (preQ1) in queuosine biosynthesis) yields the protein MSKYKDAKELAGLTLGQRTEYKDQYDPSLLQPVPRSLNRDDLDLGESLPFTGYDIWTLYELSWLNSKGLPQVAIGEVRLPATSPNLIESKSFKLYLNSFNQTRFDSWQHIADTLQKDLSACAGAEVDVTIQPLEDFDDQAIVNFSGECIDNQDIEITNYDFNPAYLENAAEGEVVTEELHSHLLKSNCLITSQPDWGSVRISYTGKQINREKLLRYLISFRNHNEFHEQCVERIFTDLMKYCRPELLTVYARYTRRGGLDINPYRTNMGKTPSNNFRLARQ
- the syd gene encoding SecY-interacting protein encodes the protein MNHPVADALSAFSARFLQAWRDAGHDFPVSDDLVGLDSPCVIQDSGDVVAWQPVVREPMGDLAAVERGIELRLHEDIKVFYGAQYSGDMAARFRALTFDLLQAFSASDEQRLQENILGHLVMQRRLKQKPTVFIGALDSESQVVAICNLTGQVILETLGKDQREVLAADVESFLAQLEPVVRAS